Proteins encoded within one genomic window of Nonomuraea gerenzanensis:
- a CDS encoding MFS transporter encodes MSQPATVSDPGRTPAWRYAIGMFGTSIPINMIKGSMILYYVDILGLDVRAYGAVMVIYAIIDALDNPLLGHLSDRTRTRFGRRRPWLLVGAPMLAACMIAFFSAPTSLEGMGLVLWFAVFAILCEAFDSMLNANYGALLPELYPRERDRAVANSLRQGFQLVALVISLAVTPLLTTSVFGTEESTEGFQTTAVIYGVVAVAVIAFMAISARERPRYSTRERPRLLPSVWSIVRNPLFWTVGLTGACYGVAMALVLSGIQLYVRYSLGLPVGNALYLQGIVILVSAAGLAVWTRVVTRRGALWTWRLSFAVLAVSFAGLFFATGLVTAIAAGVLVGAGWSGMLATNDLIVARVLDADATRNGEHREGLFLSAFGFFSRLNGVVTGLALTSLGVFFGYNSGADPGADPGLAFRVYLCAYPFVLTAIGAVAARFVSVPVETPPEAGEPFDPQPPGPSGETPAERPR; translated from the coding sequence GTGTCCCAGCCCGCCACGGTCTCCGACCCGGGACGGACCCCCGCGTGGCGCTACGCCATCGGAATGTTCGGCACCTCGATCCCGATCAACATGATCAAGGGATCGATGATCCTGTACTACGTCGACATCCTCGGGCTCGACGTCCGCGCCTACGGTGCCGTCATGGTGATCTACGCGATCATCGACGCCCTCGACAACCCGCTGCTCGGCCACCTGTCCGACCGCACCCGCACCCGGTTCGGCCGGCGCCGGCCGTGGCTGCTCGTCGGCGCGCCGATGCTCGCCGCCTGCATGATCGCGTTCTTCTCCGCACCGACCTCCCTGGAGGGCATGGGGCTCGTGCTCTGGTTCGCGGTGTTCGCGATCCTGTGCGAGGCCTTCGACTCCATGCTCAACGCGAACTACGGCGCGCTGCTGCCCGAGCTGTACCCGCGCGAGCGTGACCGCGCCGTGGCCAACAGCCTGCGGCAGGGCTTCCAGCTCGTGGCGCTGGTGATCTCGCTGGCGGTCACCCCGCTGCTCACGACCAGCGTGTTCGGCACCGAGGAGTCCACCGAGGGCTTCCAGACCACCGCCGTCATCTACGGCGTGGTGGCGGTCGCCGTGATCGCGTTCATGGCGATCAGCGCGCGCGAGCGGCCGCGTTACTCCACGCGCGAGCGGCCCCGGCTGCTGCCCAGCGTGTGGTCGATCGTGCGCAACCCGCTGTTCTGGACGGTCGGGCTCACCGGCGCCTGCTACGGGGTCGCCATGGCGCTCGTGCTGTCCGGCATCCAGCTCTACGTCCGCTACTCGCTCGGCCTGCCCGTCGGGAACGCGCTCTACCTCCAGGGCATCGTCATCCTCGTCTCGGCGGCCGGCCTCGCGGTGTGGACCCGCGTCGTAACCCGTCGTGGCGCTCTGTGGACCTGGCGGCTGTCCTTCGCCGTCCTCGCCGTCAGCTTCGCCGGCCTGTTCTTCGCCACCGGCCTGGTCACCGCGATCGCCGCAGGCGTGCTCGTCGGAGCCGGATGGTCGGGGATGCTCGCGACGAACGACCTCATCGTGGCGCGGGTGCTGGACGCCGACGCGACCCGCAACGGGGAGCACAGGGAAGGGCTCTTCCTGTCCGCGTTCGGCTTCTTCTCCCGGCTCAACGGGGTCGTGACCGGGCTCGCGCTCACCTCGCTCGGCGTGTTCTTCGGCTACAACTCGGGTGCCGACCCGGGCGCCGACCCCGGGCTGGCGTTCCGGGTGTACTTGTGCGCCTACCCGTTCGTGCTGACGGCGATCGGCGCGGTCGCGGCGCGGTTCGTCTCGGTGCCGGTCGAGACGCCGCCCGAGGCGGGCGAGCCGTTCGACCCGCAGCCGCCCGGCCCCTCCGGCGAGACCCCCGCGGAGCGTCCCCGATGA
- a CDS encoding cytochrome P450: MTHTLPSMPTSRQPGCPFDPPKELIEAREHGPISRFPFPDGHQGWIVTGYDLARSILADPRFSSRKELMKHHPTVDYGDIEVPPAPPGEFLLMDEPQHGRYRKPLVGKFTVRRMRLLTERVEQITAEHLDAMEKAGPTADLVTAFAKPIPAIIICELLGVPYADRGHFQENIDKFLGGEVGDDELIAAYLEVQRYLTELVAAKRADPTDDVLSDLTDSDLTDEELQGMALILLSAGFDTTANMLALGTFALLRNPDQLAALRTDPSLTDQAVEELLRYLTVAKQFFRVALEDVELAGHTITAGTTVIISLNTANRDPDRFTDPHALDIHRQDGGHLAFSHGIHQCLGQQLARVELRVALPALLDRFPTLRLAVPADQIPLRPEAADIYGVKSLPVTWDV, from the coding sequence ATGACCCACACACTCCCCTCGATGCCCACCAGCCGTCAGCCCGGCTGCCCCTTCGACCCGCCCAAGGAGCTGATCGAGGCGCGTGAGCACGGCCCGATCAGCCGCTTCCCCTTCCCCGACGGCCACCAGGGCTGGATCGTCACCGGCTACGACCTGGCCCGCTCGATCCTGGCCGACCCGCGCTTCAGCTCCCGCAAGGAGCTCATGAAGCACCACCCGACCGTCGACTACGGCGACATCGAGGTGCCTCCCGCACCGCCCGGTGAGTTCCTGCTGATGGACGAGCCGCAGCACGGCCGCTACCGCAAACCGCTGGTCGGCAAGTTCACCGTCCGCCGGATGCGGCTGCTCACCGAGCGGGTCGAGCAGATCACCGCCGAGCACCTGGACGCCATGGAGAAGGCCGGGCCGACGGCCGACCTGGTGACCGCCTTCGCCAAGCCCATCCCCGCCATCATCATCTGCGAGCTGCTCGGCGTCCCCTATGCCGACCGGGGCCACTTCCAGGAGAACATCGACAAGTTCCTCGGCGGCGAAGTCGGCGACGACGAGCTGATCGCCGCCTACCTGGAGGTCCAGCGGTACCTCACCGAACTGGTCGCCGCCAAGCGCGCCGACCCCACCGACGACGTGCTCAGCGACCTGACCGACAGCGACCTGACCGACGAGGAGCTGCAGGGCATGGCCCTGATCCTGCTGTCGGCCGGGTTCGACACCACCGCCAACATGCTGGCGCTGGGCACCTTCGCCCTGCTGCGGAACCCCGATCAGCTCGCCGCCCTGCGCACCGACCCGTCACTCACCGACCAGGCCGTGGAAGAGCTGCTGCGCTACCTGACCGTCGCCAAGCAGTTCTTCCGGGTCGCGCTCGAAGACGTCGAGCTGGCCGGCCACACGATCACGGCCGGCACCACGGTCATCATCTCCCTCAACACCGCCAACCGCGACCCCGACCGCTTCACCGACCCCCACGCCCTCGACATCCACCGGCAGGACGGCGGCCACCTGGCCTTCAGCCACGGCATCCACCAGTGCCTGGGCCAGCAGCTCGCCCGCGTCGAGCTGCGCGTCGCCCTGCCCGCCCTGCTCGACCGCTTCCCCACGCTGCGCCTGGCCGTACCGGCCGACCAGATCCCCCTGCGCCCGGAGGCCGCCGACATCTACGGCGTCAAGAGCCTGCCGGTCACCTGGGACGTGTAG
- a CDS encoding SAV_915 family protein, whose protein sequence is MSEPRLCVPVKAGACASTLRLFRTASGERTAVAFTSPLKLAKVLGPHQPWVLLTAPALRSMLAGLDVAGIVTDPAGTMSAPAAQQQVS, encoded by the coding sequence ATGTCAGAGCCCCGCTTGTGCGTCCCGGTCAAGGCGGGCGCGTGCGCCTCGACCCTTCGGTTGTTCCGCACGGCGTCGGGAGAGCGGACGGCGGTCGCGTTCACCTCGCCGCTCAAACTGGCCAAGGTGCTCGGCCCGCACCAGCCGTGGGTGCTGCTCACCGCCCCCGCGCTGCGTTCCATGCTCGCCGGGCTGGACGTGGCCGGCATCGTCACCGACCCCGCCGGCACCATGAGCGCGCCCGCCGCGCAGCAGCAGGTGTCATGA
- a CDS encoding TetR/AcrR family transcriptional regulator: MPRETLTKEQIVQTAVELLDSDGVEGLSMRQLGSRLNSAATAVYWHVKSKDDLVVLAADAVWAEIELPDLDETPWRAAATAMAKGLYAMILRHPWLVPAMSTHLLYGPGKSRHDDHLLAVYQAAGFTGQGAERAMKTVFTFVLGTALGVASEAAWRSRLRRTGGDEQEQARELVARATEIAMRFPRLRAHTAAHQGEEPGLDLEFGLRTILNGLQAELDIQEA, encoded by the coding sequence GTGCCACGCGAGACCCTGACCAAGGAGCAGATCGTCCAGACCGCCGTCGAGCTGCTGGACAGCGACGGCGTCGAGGGCCTGAGCATGCGGCAGCTCGGCAGCCGGCTGAACTCCGCGGCGACCGCCGTCTACTGGCACGTCAAGAGCAAGGACGACCTCGTCGTGCTCGCCGCCGACGCGGTGTGGGCCGAGATCGAGCTCCCCGACCTGGACGAGACCCCCTGGCGGGCGGCGGCCACGGCCATGGCCAAGGGCCTGTACGCGATGATCCTGCGCCACCCCTGGCTCGTGCCCGCCATGAGCACCCATCTCCTGTACGGCCCGGGCAAGTCGCGCCACGACGACCACCTGCTCGCCGTCTACCAGGCGGCCGGCTTCACCGGGCAGGGCGCCGAGCGGGCCATGAAGACCGTCTTCACCTTCGTCCTGGGCACCGCCCTCGGCGTGGCGTCCGAGGCGGCGTGGCGGTCGCGGCTGCGCCGCACCGGCGGCGACGAGCAGGAGCAGGCCCGCGAGCTCGTCGCGCGGGCGACGGAGATCGCGATGCGGTTCCCCAGGCTGCGCGCCCACACCGCGGCCCACCAGGGCGAGGAGCCCGGCCTGGACCTGGAGTTCGGCCTGCGGACGATCCTGAACGGCCTGCAGGCGGAGCTCGACATCCAGGAAGCATGA
- the kdpF gene encoding K(+)-transporting ATPase subunit F, translating into MSAVNATGLVVAVGLVIFMVAALLFPERF; encoded by the coding sequence GTGAGCGCCGTCAACGCCACCGGCCTGGTCGTGGCCGTCGGTCTGGTGATCTTCATGGTCGCGGCCCTGCTGTTCCCGGAGCGCTTCTGA
- the kdpA gene encoding potassium-transporting ATPase subunit KdpA: protein MSTTVAGMLFIASLIVALALVWKPFGDHMYRVYSTTRHNVVERGIYRLLGVRADAEQSWAVYARGVLAFSVISILVVYGIQRLQDKLPLSVGMAPVTDHIAWNTAISFVTNTNWQAYSGESTMGHLTQMAALAVQNFVSAAVGMAVAIALVRGFARHKAGTIGNFWVDLVRGTVRILLPIAFVGALVLVAGGLIQNFAGVHEVATLTGGTQPITGGPVASQEVIKELGTNGGGFYNVNSAHPFENAAAWTNWFEIFLILVIPFSLTRTFGKLVGQVRQGYAILAVMSVLALAGVVLTNVFELSGDATVPQAAGAAMEGKEVRFGVSNSATFGAATTLTSTGAVNSFHDSYTPFGGMMTLLNMMLGEVAPGGVGAGLYGMLILAVITVFVAGLMVGRTPEYLGKRIGAREIKLASLYFLVTPVLVLVGTAFAMGSAQQRASMLNTGPHGLSEVLYAFTSASNNNGSAFAGLTVNTPWYDVALGLCMAFGRFLPIILVLALAGALAAQAPVPAGAGTLPTHRPQFVGMVVGVTIILVALTFLPALALGPIAEGLS from the coding sequence ATGAGCACGACCGTCGCGGGGATGCTCTTCATCGCCTCCCTGATCGTCGCCCTGGCCCTGGTCTGGAAGCCGTTCGGCGACCACATGTACCGCGTCTACTCCACCACGAGGCACAACGTCGTGGAGCGCGGCATCTATCGCCTGCTGGGGGTGCGCGCCGACGCCGAGCAGAGCTGGGCCGTCTACGCGCGCGGCGTGCTGGCGTTCTCGGTGATCTCGATCCTGGTCGTCTACGGCATCCAGCGATTGCAGGACAAGCTGCCGCTGAGCGTCGGCATGGCCCCGGTCACCGACCACATCGCCTGGAACACCGCGATCAGCTTCGTCACCAACACCAACTGGCAGGCCTACTCCGGCGAGTCCACGATGGGTCACCTGACCCAGATGGCCGCCCTGGCGGTGCAGAACTTCGTCTCGGCCGCGGTGGGCATGGCGGTGGCGATCGCGCTGGTGCGCGGCTTCGCCAGGCACAAGGCGGGCACGATCGGCAACTTCTGGGTGGACCTGGTGCGCGGCACCGTCCGCATCCTGCTGCCGATCGCGTTCGTGGGCGCGCTGGTGCTGGTCGCCGGCGGGCTGATCCAGAACTTCGCCGGCGTGCACGAGGTGGCCACGCTGACCGGCGGCACCCAGCCGATCACCGGCGGCCCGGTCGCCTCGCAGGAGGTGATCAAGGAGCTGGGCACCAACGGCGGCGGCTTCTACAACGTCAACTCCGCCCACCCGTTCGAGAACGCCGCCGCCTGGACGAACTGGTTCGAGATCTTCCTGATCCTGGTGATCCCGTTCTCCCTCACCCGCACCTTCGGCAAGCTCGTCGGCCAGGTCCGGCAGGGCTACGCGATCCTCGCCGTGATGAGCGTGCTCGCGCTGGCCGGTGTCGTGCTGACCAACGTGTTCGAGCTGTCCGGCGACGCGACGGTGCCGCAGGCCGCCGGCGCGGCGATGGAGGGCAAGGAGGTGCGCTTCGGGGTCTCCAACTCCGCCACGTTCGGCGCGGCCACCACGCTCACGAGCACCGGGGCGGTGAACTCCTTCCACGACTCCTACACGCCGTTCGGCGGCATGATGACGCTGCTCAACATGATGCTGGGCGAGGTCGCGCCGGGCGGGGTGGGCGCCGGCCTGTACGGCATGCTGATCCTCGCGGTCATCACGGTGTTCGTGGCCGGGCTGATGGTCGGCCGCACACCGGAGTACCTGGGCAAGAGGATCGGCGCCCGGGAGATCAAGCTGGCCTCGCTGTACTTCCTGGTCACGCCGGTGCTGGTGCTGGTCGGCACCGCGTTCGCGATGGGCTCGGCGCAGCAGCGCGCCAGCATGCTGAACACCGGCCCGCACGGCCTGTCGGAGGTCCTGTACGCCTTCACCTCCGCCTCCAACAACAACGGCTCCGCCTTCGCCGGCCTCACCGTCAACACCCCGTGGTACGACGTGGCGCTCGGCCTGTGCATGGCCTTCGGCCGGTTCCTGCCGATCATCCTGGTGCTGGCGCTGGCCGGGGCGCTGGCCGCGCAGGCCCCGGTCCCGGCGGGCGCGGGCACCCTGCCCACGCACCGGCCGCAGTTCGTCGGCATGGTCGTCGGCGTGACGATCATCCTGGTCGCCCTCACCTTCCTGCCCGCGCTCGCGCTCGGCCCCATCGCAGAAGGACTGTCCTGA
- the kdpB gene encoding potassium-transporting ATPase subunit KdpB: protein MSTPVLEKPARARVGGGLLDPRQLVRSLPDALRKLHPVTLWRNPVMFIVEIGAVFTTILALFDPSFFAWAIVVWLWLTVLFANLAEAVAEGRGKAQAATLRKAKTDTQARRLPDPADPGRWEVVRAPELQQGDHVIVEAGEVVPGDGDVVEGIASVDESAITGESAPVIRESGGDRSAVTGGTKVLSDRIIVKITQKPGESFIDRMIALVEGANRQKTPNEIALNILLAALTVIFLVATVTMQPLAIYSKQINPGVPDSLALNGDGVTGVVLVSLLVCLIPTTIGALLSAIGIAGMDRLVQRNVLAMSGRAVEAAGDVSTLLLDKTGTITLGNRQAAEFVPVAGIGEQALAEAAQLSSLADETPEGRSIVVFAKERYGLREREIHGAEWVQFTAQTRMSGVNFEGRQIRKGAATAVMKWVRDAGGHPTDEVGHLVDGISASGGTPLVVAEQGRVLGVIHLKDVVKAGMRERFDEMRRMGIRTVMITGDNPLTAKAIADEAGVDDFLAEATPEDKLALIRKEQQGGRLVAMTGDGTNDAPALAQSDVGVAMNTGTSAAKEAGNMVDLDSNPTKLIEIVEIGKQLLITRGALTTFSIANDIAKYFAIIPAMFAAVYPGLDALNIMRLSSPQSAILSAVIFNALVIVALIPLALRGVRYRPSSASKLLSRNLYVYGLGGIAAPFIGIKIIDLLIQFLPGMS from the coding sequence ATGTCAACCCCCGTACTGGAGAAACCCGCGCGGGCACGCGTGGGGGGCGGCCTCCTCGACCCCCGGCAGCTGGTCCGCTCGCTGCCGGACGCGCTGCGGAAGCTCCACCCGGTCACGCTCTGGCGCAACCCGGTGATGTTCATCGTGGAGATCGGCGCGGTCTTCACCACGATCCTGGCGCTCTTCGACCCGTCGTTCTTCGCCTGGGCCATCGTGGTGTGGCTGTGGCTGACCGTCCTGTTCGCCAACCTGGCCGAGGCCGTGGCGGAGGGCCGCGGCAAGGCGCAGGCGGCCACGCTGCGCAAGGCCAAGACCGACACCCAGGCCCGCAGGCTGCCCGACCCCGCCGACCCCGGCCGGTGGGAGGTCGTCCGCGCGCCCGAGCTGCAGCAGGGCGACCACGTGATCGTCGAGGCCGGGGAGGTCGTCCCGGGTGACGGCGACGTGGTCGAGGGCATCGCGTCGGTGGACGAGTCGGCCATCACCGGCGAGTCCGCGCCCGTGATCCGCGAGTCCGGCGGCGACCGCAGCGCCGTCACCGGCGGCACCAAGGTGCTGTCCGACCGGATCATCGTCAAGATCACGCAGAAGCCGGGCGAGAGCTTCATCGACCGGATGATCGCCCTGGTGGAGGGCGCGAACCGGCAGAAGACGCCGAACGAGATCGCGCTCAACATCCTGCTCGCCGCGCTGACGGTCATCTTCCTGGTCGCCACCGTCACCATGCAGCCGCTGGCGATCTACAGCAAGCAGATCAACCCGGGCGTGCCCGACTCCCTGGCCCTGAACGGCGACGGCGTCACCGGCGTGGTCCTGGTGTCGCTGCTGGTCTGCCTGATCCCGACCACGATCGGCGCGCTGCTGTCGGCGATCGGCATCGCCGGCATGGACCGCCTCGTGCAGCGCAACGTGCTCGCCATGTCGGGCCGGGCGGTGGAGGCGGCGGGCGACGTCTCGACGCTGCTGCTGGACAAGACCGGCACCATCACCCTGGGCAACCGGCAGGCCGCCGAGTTCGTCCCCGTGGCCGGGATCGGCGAGCAGGCCCTGGCCGAGGCCGCACAGCTGTCCAGCCTGGCCGACGAGACACCCGAGGGCCGCTCCATCGTGGTGTTCGCCAAGGAACGCTACGGCCTGCGCGAGCGGGAGATCCACGGCGCGGAGTGGGTGCAGTTCACCGCGCAGACCCGCATGTCGGGCGTGAACTTCGAGGGCCGCCAGATCCGCAAGGGCGCCGCCACCGCCGTCATGAAGTGGGTGCGCGACGCCGGCGGCCACCCCACCGACGAGGTGGGCCACCTCGTGGACGGCATCTCGGCCTCCGGCGGCACCCCGCTCGTGGTGGCGGAGCAGGGCCGCGTGCTGGGCGTGATCCACCTCAAGGACGTGGTCAAGGCCGGCATGCGCGAACGCTTCGACGAGATGCGCCGGATGGGCATCCGCACTGTCATGATCACCGGCGACAACCCGCTGACCGCCAAGGCCATCGCGGACGAGGCCGGCGTGGACGACTTCCTGGCCGAGGCCACCCCCGAGGACAAGCTGGCCCTGATCAGGAAGGAGCAGCAGGGCGGCCGCCTGGTCGCGATGACCGGCGACGGCACCAACGACGCCCCCGCCCTGGCCCAGTCGGACGTCGGCGTGGCGATGAACACCGGCACGTCGGCCGCCAAGGAGGCCGGCAACATGGTCGACCTCGACTCCAACCCGACCAAGCTCATCGAGATCGTCGAGATCGGCAAGCAGCTCCTCATCACCCGGGGCGCGCTGACCACCTTCTCCATCGCCAACGACATCGCGAAGTACTTCGCGATCATCCCGGCCATGTTCGCCGCGGTCTACCCCGGCCTGGACGCGCTCAACATCATGCGCCTGTCCAGCCCCCAGTCCGCGATCCTCTCAGCGGTCATCTTCAACGCGCTCGTCATCGTCGCGCTGATCCCGCTCGCGCTCAGAGGCGTCCGCTACCGGCCCTCCAGCGCCTCCAAGCTGCTGTCCCGCAACCTGTACGTCTACGGGCTCGGCGGTATCGCCGCCCCCTTCATCGGCATCAAGATCATCGACCTGTTGATCCAGTTTCTTCCGGGGATGAGTTGA
- a CDS encoding potassium-transporting ATPase subunit C, which yields MERLPSWLRQHLAAVRAVAVLTVLLGLIYPLVTTGVAQALFSGNANGSIIEQDGKAVGSSLIGQSFTDADGKPVRKYFQSRPSAAGDGYDPTSTSASNLGPEDVIDTGDRQSLLTQVCARSKAIGELEGVSGARPYCTPGGVGAVLKVFPGKAVSVNQPCPAVPFIATYQGLKVECAQPGEDYAAGRTVPVRGDVTAVPVPADAVTAGGSGLDPHISVAYAELQAPRVAEERGLGQAEVRQLIRRHTTGRALGFMGEPAVNVLELNLALDRS from the coding sequence ATGGAACGCCTGCCCAGCTGGCTGCGCCAGCACCTCGCCGCCGTCAGGGCGGTCGCCGTCCTGACCGTGCTGCTCGGCCTGATCTACCCGCTGGTCACCACCGGCGTCGCCCAGGCCCTGTTCAGCGGCAACGCCAACGGCTCGATCATCGAGCAGGACGGCAAGGCCGTCGGTAGCTCGCTGATCGGCCAGTCCTTCACCGACGCCGACGGCAAGCCGGTCAGGAAGTACTTCCAGTCCCGCCCGTCGGCGGCCGGCGACGGCTACGACCCCACCTCCACCAGCGCCAGCAACCTCGGCCCCGAGGACGTCATCGACACCGGGGACCGGCAGTCGCTGCTCACCCAGGTGTGCGCCCGCTCCAAGGCGATCGGCGAGTTGGAGGGCGTCAGCGGCGCCCGCCCGTACTGCACCCCGGGCGGGGTCGGCGCGGTGCTCAAGGTCTTCCCCGGCAAGGCCGTCAGCGTCAACCAGCCCTGCCCCGCCGTCCCCTTCATCGCCACCTACCAGGGGCTGAAGGTGGAGTGCGCCCAGCCGGGCGAGGACTACGCGGCCGGCCGCACCGTCCCCGTCCGCGGGGACGTGACCGCCGTGCCGGTCCCCGCCGACGCGGTCACGGCCGGCGGCTCCGGCCTCGACCCGCACATCTCGGTCGCCTACGCCGAGCTCCAGGCCCCCCGCGTGGCCGAGGAACGCGGCCTCGGCCAGGCCGAGGTGCGGCAGCTCATCCGGCGGCACACCACCGGCCGGGCACTCGGCTTCATGGGCGAGCCCGCCGTCAACGTGCTCGAACTCAACCTCGCCCTGGACCGGTCATGA
- a CDS encoding sensor histidine kinase, whose amino-acid sequence MTRGRLRVYLGAAPGVGKTYAMLGEGRRALERGRDVVVGLVETHGRPRTAALLEGMEIVPRRTVVHRGATFTELDVPAVLARRPKVALIDELAHTNVPGSKNVKRWQDIDEVLDAGIDVITTVNVQHLESLNDVVQEITGVPQRETVPDEVVRRADQIELVDMSPEALRRRMAHGNVYAPEKVSAAMSNYFRVGNLTALRELALLWVAGKVDDQLDRYRADHGIAGTWETRERVVVALTGGPEGDTLVRRAARIATRSKGADLMAVHVTSADGLTGADPASLARQRTLVESMGGTYHQVVGDDIPRALLDFARGVNATQLVLGASRRGRFAQLLSRGVGVETTALSGSIDVHLVTHEEAKKGRGRRERSRAALTRERRLTGWAVAVAGLPALTAALAPFRDVLRLPSEILLFLCLVVGVALIGGMWPAIVAAVGGSLLLNWFFTPPLGQLTIADPENLLALIVFVLVAAAVSTIVDLAARRTRQAARAGAEAEALSTLAGHVLRGEAALPSLLGRLRETFGLDSVTLLERIGEPTPDDQAEPGAWRIIATTGGTPCTAPAVADTDVLISDDLVLAARGRLLEAGDRRVLEAFAAEAAVALRQERLQEEAELAKPLAEADRMRTALLAAVSHDLRTPLSAAKAAVESLRNQDITWTDEDRDELLATADESLTRLDRLVENLLDMSRLQAGVLGLALQPVALEEVVPRAVDDLGPLRERVEGDISVDLPDLVADPALLERVLVNLMANAVRHSPQDRKVLITGSRHEDMVEIRVVDRGPGIPPEHHERVFLPFQRLGDRDNGTGVGLGLALSRGLTEAMGGTLTPEETPGGGLTMIVSMPIHSRAATP is encoded by the coding sequence ATGACCAGGGGCCGCCTGCGGGTCTACCTCGGGGCGGCCCCCGGGGTGGGCAAGACCTACGCGATGCTCGGCGAGGGCCGGCGAGCACTCGAACGCGGCAGGGACGTGGTCGTGGGCCTGGTCGAGACCCACGGCCGCCCCCGCACCGCCGCCCTGCTGGAGGGCATGGAGATCGTGCCCCGCAGGACGGTCGTGCACCGGGGAGCCACGTTCACCGAGCTCGACGTGCCCGCCGTGCTCGCGCGCCGGCCGAAGGTGGCACTGATCGACGAGCTGGCCCACACCAACGTGCCCGGCTCGAAGAACGTCAAGCGCTGGCAGGACATCGACGAGGTGCTCGACGCCGGCATCGACGTGATCACCACGGTGAACGTCCAGCACCTGGAGTCGCTCAACGACGTCGTCCAGGAGATCACCGGCGTCCCGCAGCGGGAGACCGTGCCCGACGAGGTGGTCCGCAGGGCCGACCAGATCGAGCTGGTCGACATGTCGCCGGAGGCGCTGCGCCGCCGCATGGCGCACGGCAACGTCTACGCGCCCGAGAAGGTCAGCGCGGCCATGTCGAACTACTTCCGCGTCGGCAACCTCACCGCGCTGCGCGAGCTGGCCCTGCTCTGGGTGGCGGGCAAGGTGGACGACCAGCTCGACCGCTACCGCGCCGACCACGGCATCGCCGGCACCTGGGAGACCCGCGAACGCGTCGTGGTCGCCCTGACCGGCGGCCCGGAAGGCGACACCCTGGTCAGGAGGGCCGCCCGCATCGCGACCCGCAGCAAGGGCGCCGACCTGATGGCCGTCCACGTCACCAGCGCCGACGGGCTGACCGGCGCCGACCCGGCCAGCCTGGCCCGCCAGCGCACGCTGGTCGAGAGCATGGGCGGCACCTACCACCAGGTCGTCGGCGACGACATCCCGCGTGCCCTGCTCGACTTCGCCCGTGGCGTCAACGCCACCCAGCTCGTCCTCGGCGCGTCGAGAAGAGGCCGCTTCGCGCAGCTCCTCTCCCGGGGCGTCGGCGTCGAGACCACCGCCCTGTCGGGCTCGATCGACGTGCACCTCGTCACCCACGAGGAGGCCAAGAAGGGGCGCGGCAGGCGCGAGCGCAGCCGGGCCGCGCTGACCCGCGAACGCCGGCTGACAGGATGGGCCGTGGCTGTGGCCGGCCTGCCCGCGCTGACCGCCGCGCTGGCCCCCTTCCGCGACGTGCTGCGGCTGCCCAGCGAGATCCTGCTGTTCCTCTGCCTGGTCGTCGGAGTGGCGCTGATCGGCGGCATGTGGCCGGCGATCGTGGCGGCCGTGGGCGGCTCGCTCCTGCTCAACTGGTTCTTCACCCCGCCACTCGGGCAGCTCACCATCGCCGACCCGGAGAACCTGCTCGCGCTGATCGTGTTCGTCCTGGTGGCGGCGGCGGTCAGCACGATCGTGGACCTGGCGGCCCGCCGGACCCGCCAGGCCGCCCGCGCCGGCGCCGAGGCCGAGGCCCTGTCCACGCTGGCCGGGCACGTGTTGCGCGGCGAGGCCGCGCTGCCCTCCCTCCTGGGACGGCTGCGCGAGACCTTCGGCCTCGACTCCGTCACCCTGCTCGAACGCATCGGCGAGCCCACCCCCGACGACCAGGCCGAGCCCGGCGCCTGGCGGATCATCGCCACCACCGGCGGCACCCCGTGCACCGCGCCCGCCGTGGCCGACACCGACGTGCTGATCAGCGACGACCTGGTGCTCGCGGCGCGCGGCCGGCTGCTGGAGGCCGGCGACCGGCGGGTGCTGGAGGCGTTCGCCGCCGAGGCCGCCGTCGCGCTGCGCCAGGAGCGCCTCCAGGAGGAGGCGGAGCTGGCCAAGCCGCTGGCCGAGGCCGACAGGATGCGCACCGCGCTGCTCGCCGCCGTCAGCCACGACCTGCGCACCCCGCTGTCGGCCGCCAAGGCCGCCGTCGAGAGCCTGCGCAACCAGGACATCACCTGGACCGACGAGGACCGCGACGAGCTGCTCGCCACCGCCGACGAGTCCCTGACCCGGCTCGACCGGCTGGTGGAGAACCTGCTCGACATGAGCCGCCTTCAGGCCGGCGTGCTCGGCCTGGCGCTGCAGCCCGTCGCCCTGGAGGAGGTCGTGCCCCGGGCCGTCGACGACCTCGGCCCGCTGCGCGAGCGCGTCGAGGGTGACATCTCCGTCGACCTGCCCGACCTCGTGGCCGACCCCGCCCTGCTGGAACGGGTGCTGGTCAACCTCATGGCCAACGCCGTGCGCCACAGCCCGCAGGACCGCAAGGTGCTGATCACGGGCAGCCGGCACGAGGACATGGTCGAGATCCGCGTCGTCGACCGGGGCCCCGGCATCCCGCCCGAGCACCACGAGCGAGTCTTCCTGCCGTTCCAGCGGCTCGGTGACCGCGACAACGGCACCGGCGTCGGCCTCGGCCTCGCGCTCTCGCGCGGCCTCACCGAGGCCATGGGCGGCACACTCACCCCGGAGGAGACACCAGGAGGAGGTCTCACGATGATCGTCAGCATGCCGATCCACTCCCGGGCGGCGACGCCATGA